The genomic region TAGACTCACCCGACAATCAACAGAACAGCAGCAACTATCCACAATATATATTGATACGTCTTGTGCTTGCgttcagcaggagcagcttgtggTCCAGGTGCTACTCTTCTCTGGTTAATCCACGCAAATTGTGGTCGAATGAAGACAACAAATCCAAGAAGGAACCCAGATATAAGACCCCCAATATGAGCAAAGTTATCTACTCTGGGGAGTATCCCAAGGGCCAAGTTCACCACGATTACAAGTACCAGGGTTAGTAATGCTGCCACCTGAAAATAAGGGGAAATATCACACCATTTAATTGAACAAGTCATTCTTGATGGACAAGACCGAATCAGTTTGCTGCAACAACTACTATTATACTACTCCGTATTACTGAAGAGTCTACTGCAATATTAGGAAAACAAACCTTATTTGCATAGAGTGACCAATTTGTGATGAGTTCAGAAAGCATCGACCCAATCAGTCCAAACAAAGCACCAGAAGCACCAACGGAAATACTTGCTCGGATGAAGAGAGCAGACATCAAGCTCCCACCAAAACCAGAAATGAGATAAACAAGACCAATCCTCACTGTACACCATGAACATAAAAAAAAAATCTTCAGTACTGTAAGGCATAGAAGCATTTAAACCGCACACATATCTATTTCATCAATTAAACTAGAACTTGGATGAACTTTCATGCATATTCTTGGAACTTTTCGTAAACTAATCAGTGATATAGATAGGATAATTTGAGGTATTCCTGTATTTCAGGAGTTGTGTACACTAGTACAGTATGGTGCCTCTTGGTTCAGTCTAGGTAGCTTATCCGCGCGGTTACAAAATCCTGATATTTTTGGTTCCACTATTGAAGATACAGAACATATGATGTTATTTGTAAAATGTCTGTAGACTACTAGAGACTTGGATCCATGAAGCGATATTTCATTACAAGAAATTTATCTAAAGAAGCTTGCCAGTCCAGTTATAACAGAACCAGGGCCATTGGAAAACAATTGATAGTATATAACTTTGATCTGTTCCTTTTTGTTGAATTCAAGAAGGCTCAGGCAAAAAATGCAAACAATGCTTTCACTTACCAAACCCAAATTCTTGTTCAAGTCGAATACCAATaaatagaaggcaaagcacgttgATGAGTAAATGAACAACCCCGGCATGGAGCCAGATACACGTAATCAGACGCCATCCCTGGCGACCTTGCACAACTTTAGATACATCTAGAGCTCCCATCTTCAGCAATCTGGCATGGAAAATGCTTTCTTAGTTCTGAAATTCAAATATGCATGACAAATATCCTATTTTGTTTGCCATCATTTCTTTCCATGTCCTTCGTTTCAAATGAAGTGATGCAACATACTTTGAAAGATCAAATTCACTGTAGCTCTTAGTAGATATCAATCAACTGACCAGAAGTTAACACAAAAAAGTTCCCAGTTCACCCCAAAAAAAAAGCAGAGCAAGGGTGAGGTTTCTGAAAATATCTGAGCAAACTAGTTATACTTCTAATCAAGACCGAAGAATACATATAGGTTATAATCTAATACTCcttccgtcccacaatataagatcgtttttcaaGCTATGTAGCTTGAAAAACAATCATTTTGTGGCATAATCCTCACTTCTTAGTTGTAAACACAGCATGCAACTACCACTGTTCATTGAATTTGCACTTCCAATATAACATAAAAGTCAAATTGCAGGCAACACCATAAAAGTCCAATTGTGCGGTAACATTATTGAAGTCAAATTGTACAGAACCATCAACACCTAGAACGGTTGACAAGATAATCTGATTTTTTCTCAAGTCATCATCAACACCAATCACGAGCAGAGGATAGATTAAATCAACTAAAGCTAACAAAGCTACATAAGCCAATACCAAGTGTAAAGATGTCCTACACCTGACTTGGCAAGCAAATTGCTTACGTCTACATTTAATATTTCAGCTGTTAGTTTCTTCTTTGAAATGGACGGCAGGAGCTCTGCCCATTCATTAGAGAAACTAGAACTTACAAGTATAACACCTGTCCCTAATGAAAAGGGACTTAATGATCAGTTTCAGAATACTTTTGTAACCCCAACTTAATTACCAACTCAGTAAGAAGGCTTTAGTTTTATTTGATGAGGAAAAAACAAACAGAATTctaaacttgattagatacattgAAAGATCGTCCTGCAGAGTTCACACCTAGAGGATCAAGACTGATTTTTAGATGGTCTGAAACTCTGAATGTTTGTGTACCTTATACAAGTTTCCCCTCAAAGACTTGTGGATTGCTAGGTCACAAAATTCCCTCATCCACAAACCCAGGGAAAAAAAGAATCAGTATGTCTCAAACGGAAGCATCAGTAGTTCTTCCAATTCTAATTGCAAAATAGAATTCANNNNNNNNNNNNNNNNNNNNNNNNNNNNNNNNNNNNNNNNNNNNNNNNNNNNNNNNNNNNNNNNNNNNNNNNNNNNNNNNNNNNNNNNNNNNNNNNNNNNNNNNNNNNNNNNNNNNNNNNNNNNNNNNNNNNNNNNNNNNNNNNNNNNNNNNNNNNNNNNNNNNNNNNNNNNNNNNNNNNNNNNNNNNNNNNNNNNNNNN from Triticum aestivum cultivar Chinese Spring chromosome 4A, IWGSC CS RefSeq v2.1, whole genome shotgun sequence harbors:
- the LOC123086275 gene encoding RHOMBOID-like protein 2 (The sequence of the model RefSeq protein was modified relative to this genomic sequence to represent the inferred CDS: added 338 bases not found in genome assembly), giving the protein MSNPDVEAAGPARAATTGIKPPPGRYYAGGDGQHAAPVAPFYYGQEAERERQHHTWLVPVVVLANVAMFIVVMYYNDCPRNGRGADCLGGGFLRRFSFQPLKENPLLGPSSTTLLKMGALDVSKVVQGRQGWRLITCIWLHAGVVHLLINVLCLLFIGIRLEQEFGFVRIGLVYLISGFGGSLMSALFIRASISVGASGALFGLIGSMLSELITNWSLYANKVAALLTLVLVIVVNLALGILPRVDNFAHIGGLISGFLLGFVVFIRPQFAWINQRRVAPGPQAAPAERKHKTYQYILWIVAAVLLIVGFTVAIVLLFRGYNANDHCSWCHYLSCVPTKKWKCNSSPTTCTAMLQGNTLNLTCEGKGIYRSYIVAEATQDKIDQLCNQLCS